Proteins encoded together in one Lathyrus oleraceus cultivar Zhongwan6 chromosome 5, CAAS_Psat_ZW6_1.0, whole genome shotgun sequence window:
- the LOC127086890 gene encoding uncharacterized protein LOC127086890 isoform X2, which produces MVLPFEPSKPVRFYGSSLPRPRIHVNSDGSDRVDPPLSVTGPLMSWAEEAHWSMGGLSFKRLRLMGKIEGNVEKLRTQREKEFNSYSLAHTKSPSSDLRRSKGSASPSPSPSPSPPPAPFASKRRRLETLLEEEEEEVRVSDPVSRGRRLVKKLGDDFDRVASPEKKRSTEVVVSDSVAAPVKTQRRRLVKIGDAVKKVVEAKKVLEEEEKNPVSGIRVRTSSRLVKTRSN; this is translated from the exons ATGGTTCTTCCATTCGAACCCTCAAAGCCCGTCAGATTCTACGGCTCTAGCCTACCCCGTCCTCGAATTCACGTCAACTCAGATGGTAGCGACCGTGTAGACCCCCCTCTCTCCGTTACCGGCCCACTGATGTCGTGGGCCGAAGAAGCCCACTGGTCCATGGGCGGGCTCAGCTTCAAACGCCTCCGTCTCATGGGTAAAATCGAAGGCAATGTTGAGAAACTCCGAACTCAACGCGAGAAAGAATTTAACTCTTATTCTCTCGCTCATACCAAAAGCCCTAGCTCCGATCTTCGCAGATCTAAGGGTTCTGCTTCTCCTTCTCCTTCTCCTTCACCTTCACCACCGCCTGCTCCGTTTGCTTCAAAGCGTCGTAGACTTGAAACACTTCTTGAGGAAGAAGAGGAGGAGGTTAGGGTTTCGGATCCTGTTAGTCGTGGAAGGCGTTTGGTGAAAAAGCTTGGTGATGATTTTGATCGAGTTGCTTCTCCTGAGAAGAAGCGTTCTACTGAGGTGGTTGTTTCTGATTCGGTGGCTGCTCCGGTGAAGACTCAGCGTCGGAGATTGGTTAAAATTGGTGATGCTGTGAAGAAG GTTGTTGAAGCCAAGAAGGTTCTTGAAGAGGAAGAGAAAAACCCTGTTTCTGGGATTAGGGTTAGAACTTCTTCCAGATTGGTTAAGACAAggtcaaattag
- the LOC127086890 gene encoding uncharacterized protein LOC127086890 isoform X1, whose amino-acid sequence MVLPFEPSKPVRFYGSSLPRPRIHVNSDGSDRVDPPLSVTGPLMSWAEEAHWSMGGLSFKRLRLMGKIEGNVEKLRTQREKEFNSYSLAHTKSPSSDLRRSKGSASPSPSPSPSPPPAPFASKRRRLETLLEEEEEEVRVSDPVSRGRRLVKKLGDDFDRVASPEKKRSTEVVVSDSVAAPVKTQRRRLVKIGDAVKKVVEAKKVVEAKKVVEAKKVLEEEEKNPVSGIRVRTSSRLVKTRSN is encoded by the coding sequence ATGGTTCTTCCATTCGAACCCTCAAAGCCCGTCAGATTCTACGGCTCTAGCCTACCCCGTCCTCGAATTCACGTCAACTCAGATGGTAGCGACCGTGTAGACCCCCCTCTCTCCGTTACCGGCCCACTGATGTCGTGGGCCGAAGAAGCCCACTGGTCCATGGGCGGGCTCAGCTTCAAACGCCTCCGTCTCATGGGTAAAATCGAAGGCAATGTTGAGAAACTCCGAACTCAACGCGAGAAAGAATTTAACTCTTATTCTCTCGCTCATACCAAAAGCCCTAGCTCCGATCTTCGCAGATCTAAGGGTTCTGCTTCTCCTTCTCCTTCTCCTTCACCTTCACCACCGCCTGCTCCGTTTGCTTCAAAGCGTCGTAGACTTGAAACACTTCTTGAGGAAGAAGAGGAGGAGGTTAGGGTTTCGGATCCTGTTAGTCGTGGAAGGCGTTTGGTGAAAAAGCTTGGTGATGATTTTGATCGAGTTGCTTCTCCTGAGAAGAAGCGTTCTACTGAGGTGGTTGTTTCTGATTCGGTGGCTGCTCCGGTGAAGACTCAGCGTCGGAGATTGGTTAAAATTGGTGATGCTGTGAAGAAGGTTGTTGAAGCCAAGAAGGTTGTTGAAGCCAAGAAGGTTGTTGAAGCCAAGAAGGTTCTTGAAGAGGAAGAGAAAAACCCTGTTTCTGGGATTAGGGTTAGAACTTCTTCCAGATTGGTTAAGACAAggtcaaattag